The Oncorhynchus mykiss isolate Arlee chromosome 17, USDA_OmykA_1.1, whole genome shotgun sequence genomic interval AGACATCAAACAAATGCTTCCAAATGCTCGTTCTCTTGTATTTTAACAATCCACTTTGATGTATTTTTTCACAGGACAAGATCAAGAAGCAGTGAACgatacagggagggaggcagcTCATCCTCCCATCGCTCGAGACGACACCGCTCCTCTCGtcccagggaggagggaggaggagagcgggACAGGGAAAGGGAGCGTAAGCATAGACACAAAGATGGGCATCGCTCGCGCTCACACTCTCACaggagcaagaggaagaggtgaggcccggacagacagacaggaaccttGATGTGATACTTAGAAAATGGCAGATAGCCCTTATGTCACTAAAATCAAGCACCAACTAGAACTAGAACTGAATGAAATCAGGAGGTACTACtaccttttttattttaccaggttgcCTGAACAACAAAAAACTTGGATGTTTTCTTTCCGTTTTTCTACGTACcttgtgccctaatgaacacgacccacaTAGCCCTTATGTCACAATAATCAGGCAGCAACTAGATTAAAACAGGGAGGTACAACTACCTTTTTATTTGACCTTAATTTTACCAGGTTGCCTGGTTTTGCCAGATTTTACATTGTAAAATGTTTTGCTATACTGTGTGCCCTATTGAATACGAACCAGCTCTTTCCAAACAGTTTGTCTGGGTTTAATTGTGTTTCTATCATCGGGTGCTTGATCTTTTACCAATTCCTGATCTGTTTCCTTCTACCCAGGTCTTCCAGGGACAGATCCTCACACACCCGAGACAGAGAACCCCGCTCACCATCTCAGCGCTCTCCATCTGGGCGTTCACCCTCAGGGCGCTCCCCTTcccaggagagatggagggagagtggaggagagggaccACCCCGCTCCCGGGAGCAAGACGACAGGCCTGAGCCCATGACGAGGGAAGACCGGGAGAGATCCACCTCTCCAGAGATGATGgccagggggagagaaagagagagatctctGTCACTAGAGAGGGATAGACGTTCCAGctcagatggggagagggagtcGGGGGAGATATGATACAGAGGGGGACATCCGAGGTCATGTTAGAGCAGGGGGGTTTAGAAAAATGGCGCAACAGCCCATTCTAATGGGCTCCTTACCCCTTCACCTGAGCCATAACCCTTAGATGTTTGCAGATCTATAAGATGGAAGCAATATGGTGGAAGCTACACtgcttatacctatccagaccttTCACATCCGCAATCATCAAAGGTTTATGGCCAGGTGGGAGGGAGTGAATTGGGACTGGCTGGAAGGGTCCAGGAGGGTGgtgagtgagtatgtgtgttCATTCATGTTGAAGTGCGACATAAATTGGGCGGAGAGGAGAAATTGAGACAAGGAAATCAGGATGGGAGCATGCAGAGATAGTTGGTGGAGCTTTCGATTGGGATGAATGGGAAAGACCTTTGAACGAAAGGAAGGAGGTTGGACTGGGAGCAACACTTTATTTCATGTAATAATTGGATATTGGGACGGGGTTAGTAGAGGGAGATGGAAGTTCTACCCatttaaacattattttattttagaaaTGCTGTTCTGTTTTTTTCTATCATCATTATGATTGACAATGTTGATGCTGTTGTCATTTTCTGGGTTCCAACATGGATCCAAAGATCGGTTTCATATGGGGGAGCGCATATAGTGTGTCAGCTATGATTTATACACAAACAGTGATGAACAACCACATCCTTTGAAAGATAAACATACTTGAGTACCACTTAACTCTTCACACTAATATGGACATGTAGAATTCAATATAGTTGACAACGTACACAAGAATTTTACATACTGTTACTTAATTGGTATTCAGAAGAAACCcatgaacagacacacacacacacacacagtccttttGCTGTGAGTCAAGGTGGATGTTTGGGGGATCTACCTTGCTGTGCCATCTACTACAAAGTTAATAAAAGTCCTGCTTCCATTGTGACTTATGTTTCCTGTCCATTCTTAATGTTGGAATCCTTAGTTGAAACAACAAAGCAGACACCTCGCCTgggttttggtaaaaagctgagggatgggccagGAGAACTGTAACCTTTCAAATTCATAGCTATGGATGCCAGGACTGACCAATCCATGATATAAACAATTATGTTAACAATACATAACCTCAAAACACGGTTAACATTTTGTTTATTAACATTGGAGTATAACAAGCTTAAACttgctcatgaggcatttatacatTACATTCAATAATTAATGGGTATATATCATTCATAAGttaaaaaatggatgtagcaactatgGTTTCTACCTTTAATTTACTGTTTAGCAAAGAAATATCCGAATTTTGTGTAAAGGAGGTAGCAGCAGGATTACATTTACGTAGTTACACTTTTTAGACAGTAGATGGCAGTCGTGCTCCTTAAAATGGCAGCAGAAGAAGACGTCATGACGTTTAACGGAAGTTTGAAATTACGCGCCACAAAAGTCATGGCTAAATGATTTTATTCCACCATAACATTGGAGTTGTGTATGAATTGTAGTTATTTAGCGACAGGATTGCTGAACGCTTTATAACGCAATTTGACTTTTTGGAAGTAAAATGTCTTTACTCAAACCATTTAGTAAACTTCCTGGACTAAACACAGCCAACATACTGGTAAGTGGTCCTGTAAGTAACGTTGGCTAGTAAACGTAACTAATTACCAAAGATTATCACTAAACCAATTGTGACATTACTGCTATCCAGATTATTGATACATTTACATAAACAGTCAATATTTGTATCTATGTTTAGACACACCGCTAACTCACCCGTTGTTACTCAATGAATGTGTTTCTTATTTCAGCTGGTGGAGAACGAAGAGCAATTTCAGCAGAAGTTAGCTGACACTGTTGTTCTTCAAGAGAAGACTGTCAATGTCAATGTGTAAGTACTGAATTGAGTTCTCAACTATCGAGCCAGGTAGGGGTTTTGACTAGATGGTATACAGCTACGGACGGAAGAGGCTTTTCGTAGCAGGAGATTTAGGTTTAAAAAAtgattagggttagctaaaatgctctcctaacctgctacgaaaagtcacttGACGAAAGTAGCGGTATACCATCTAGTCACAACCCTTATAACAGTCTTGTCTTCTTTCTGTACCAGAAGGTTGGCCAGAAGCCTCCCACTACCCATGGAAAACGAGGAGTCTCGGCCACGGATAGATCTGGTGGTTTTCATCATTCACCTAACCTCAGAGCTCAGGTACATTCACATACAGACAATAAGAACCATCCATAGGGAGATGGACCTATTGTGTGGCTTTACTGGCCTCTTCTTCCAGTGGTAATGCTActgcttttctctctcctcagctTCCAGTCAGCAGAGACCTCCCTCAAGTATTTAGACCCAGGTTACTTCCAGGGCAAAGTCTGCTTCCTGGTTACCAGTGGTAAGGAAATGAACTCGCCTGTCTGTCCTTCTCCTTTATCCATCTTTCATCAACACTTATCACaattattatgtgtttttttatttgtacttttaccccgttttctccccaatttcatggtatccaattggtagttagtcttgtctcatcgctgcaactcctgtactcCGAAACACAACCGAGCCAAGCcatactgcttcttgacacaaagcccgcttaacccgaaagccagccgcaccaatgtgtctgaggaaacgAAGGTTACATATGTAACCACGGTTATGTGAGCAatatggatcactccaatatattggtatCACTCCGCGGCGGAGGGATACATCCGAGGTGAGGATTTACACCCGTGTGCACCTGTGTCACAGCTGGGGTCCGCCCCTATGTATAAACCCCATGGCTGCGACACACGTTCTCTACATAATTTTTGAGGTGCCTctattctttttattttttttatttcacctttatttaaccaggtaggtcagttgagaacaagtcaagtctcatttacaactgtgacctggccaagataaagcaaagcagtgcgacaaaaacaacaacacagagttacacatgggataaacaaatgtacagtcaataacacaatagaaaaatctgtatacaatgtgtgcaaatgaaggaggtaaggcaataaataggccaatagtggcgaagtaattacaatttatcaatttacactggagtgagaTATGTGCAAggagaaatactggtgtgcaaaagagcagaaaaacaaatatggggatgaggtaggtagttggatgggctatttacacatgtgctgtgtacagctgcagcgatcggtaagctgctctgacagctggcgcttagttagtgagggagatataagtctccaacttaagTGACtgttgcaatttgttccagtcattggcagcagagaactggaaggaaaggcggccaaaggaggtgttggctttggggatgaccagtgaaatatacctggtagaggtcgaccgattatgatttttcaacgccgataccgattattggaggaccaaaaaaagccgataacgattaatctgcgatttttttttatttattttattttattttttaatttttttttgtaataaggacaattacaacaatactgaattaacacttttaacttaatataatacatcaataaaaatcaatttagcctcaaataaataatgacattttgtttaattaatttaaattttgtttaaataatgcaaaaacaaagtttggagaagtaaaagtgcaatatgtgccatgtaaaaaagctaatgtttgagttccttgctcagaacatgagaacatattgtaacgaccctgggtttataagcgcggaaatcgactctgccgcacgagcatgcttttgcagCACAGTCAATAGCTCGCCagacctcgggctcgaaggttCAAGATTTGCTCcttgctgtttcattacattggtgtcagaagtgatcggACCTCGCATCCACGACAGTGCTTGTGCTTGGCCGGTGAGCGTGTTCCTGTAAGACGTAGAGCCGCAAGCTAGCGCGAGGACACActctttgaaaggagggagtagtgtaacgaccctgggtttataagcgcggaaatcgactctgccgcacgagcatgcttttgcgtcACAGTCAATAGCTCGCCGGAActcgggctcgaaggtcgagggttcgagacttGCTCcttgctgtttcattacaatatgaaagttggtggttccttttaacatgagacttcaatattccaaggtaagaagttttaggttgtagttaacatagtatttataggactatttatctataccatttgtatttcatatacctttgactattggatgttcttataggcactttagtattgccagtgtaacagtatagcttccgtccctctcctcgcccctacctgggctcgaaccaggaacacatcgtcAACTGCCagactcgaagcagcgttacccatcgctccactaaagccacggcccttgcagagcaagggtaataactactccaagtctcagagcgagtgacatttgaaacgctattagcgcgcaccccgctaactagctagccatttcacatcggttacaccagctataggctgataggcttgaagtcataaacagcgccatgcttgcgaagagctgctggcaaaatgcacgaaagtgctgtttgaatgaatgcttacgagactgctgctgcctaccatcgcccagtcagactgctctatcaaatatcaaatcatagacttaattataacgtaacacacagaaatacgagccttcgggtcattaatatggtcgaatctggaaactatcatttcgaaaactaaacgtttattatttcagtgaaatacggaatcgttccgtattttatctaacggatggcatccttaagtctaaatattgctgttacattgcacaaccttcaatgttatgtcataattacgtaaaagtctggcaaattagttcgcattgagccaggctgcccaaactgttgcatgcAATGAAcgtaagagaagtgacacaatttcacctggttaatattgcctgctaacctggatttcttttagctaaatatgcaggtttaaaaatatatacttctgtgtattgattttaagaaaggcattggtgtttatggttaggtacagtcgtggaacgattgtgctttttcgcAAAtgagcttttgttaaatcatccccagcgttgcatcgattatatagtgatttctagttttttttataagataagtttaatgctagctagcaacttaccttggcttctactgcatttgcgtaacaggtaggctcctcgtggagtgcaatgagaggcaggtggttagagcgttggactagttatccgtaaggttgcaagattgaatcccagagctgacaaggtaaaaatctgtcgttctgcccctgaacaaggcagttaacccagtgttcctaggccgtcattgaaaataagaatgtgttcttaactgacttgcctagttaactaaaggtgtaaaaaaaaaaaaaataccgtCCAAAAATAGCgttttccgattgttatgaaaacttgaaatcggccctaattaatcggtcgacctctaatacctgctggagcgcgtgctaagggtggatgttgctatggtgaccagtgagctgagataagtcggagctttacctagcaaagacttatagatgacctggagtcagtgggtttggtgacgaatatgtagcaaggaccagccaacgagagcagtattatggggctttggtgacaaaacggatggcactgtgatagactgcatccaatttgctgagtagagtgttgggggctattttgtaaatgacatcgccgaagtcaaggatcggtaggatagtcagttttacgagggtatgtttggcagcatgagtgaaggatgctttgttgcgaaataggaagttgattctagatgcttaatgtgagtctggaaggagagtttacagtctaaccagacacctaggtatttgtagttgtccacattttctaagtcagagccgcccagagtagtgatgttagtcgggcgggcgggtgcgggctgCGATCGATTGAAGAGCATGCGTTTCGTTTTACTGGCTTTTAAGAGcggttggaggccacagaaggagtgttgtatggtgttgaagcTCGTTTTGAGGTTTGTTAACTTCtttgatatagggggcgctcttttaatttttggataaaaaaacgttcccgttttaaacaagatattttgtcacgaaaagatgctcgactatgcatataattgacagccttggaaagaaaacactgacgtttccaaatctgcaaagatattgtctgtgagtgccacagaactgatgctacaggcgaaaccaagatgacatttcaaacaggaagtgcccccagattttgaaggcgctgtgtttcaatgagtccttatatggctgtgtatgggtcacgaatgagcttagactttctgtcgtttccctatagtgtcgacagcattgtgacgtatttgtaggcatatcattggaagattgaccatttcACTACAtataccaggtggtcgcttggtgtcctccgtcgcaattattgcgtaatctccagctgcatgtatttttctgtttgcttccgaggagaaacccaactgccacaaatgatttatcatcgaatagatatgtgaaaacaccttgaggattgattctaaacaacgtttgccatgtttctgtcgatattatggagttaatttggaaaaaagtttgacgttgtaatgactgaattttcggggttttttcttagccaaacgtgatgaacaaaacggagcgatttctcctacacaaataatctctttggaaaaaatgaacatttgctatctaactgagagtctcctcattgaaaacatccgaagttcttcaaaggtaaattattttatttgaatgcttttcttgtttttgtgaaaatgttgcctgctgaatgctaggcttaatgctatgctagctatcaatactcttacacaaatgcttgtgtagctatggttgaaaagcatattttgaaaatctgagatgagtgttgttaacaaaaggctaagcttgtgagtgaatatatttatttcatttcatttgcgattttcatgaatagttaacgttgcgttatggtaatgagcttgaggctatgattacgctcccggatacgggtttgctcgacgcaagaagttaacacagtgtccaaagaagggccagatgtatacagaatggtgtcgtctgtgtggaggtggatcaaagaatcaccagcagcaagagcgacatcattgaaatatacagagaaaagagttggcccgagaattgaaccctgtggcacccccatagacttcCAGAGGGCCGGACAGcaggtcctccgatttgacacactgaactttatctgagaagtagttggtgatccagacgaggcagtcattagagaaaccaaggctgttgagtctgccgataagaatatggtgattgacagagtcgaaagccttggccaggtcgatgaaaacagttgtacagtactgtcttttatcgatggcagttatgatatcgtttaggaccttgagcgtggctgaggtgcacctgtgaccaactcggaaaccagattgcatagcggagaggGTACGCTGGGATTCGAAAtgttcggtgatctgtttgttcacttggctttcgaagacttaagaaaggcagggcaggatggatataggtctttaacagtttgggtctagagtgtctcctccttttgaagagggggatgactgcggcagcttttaCAATATTTAGGAATCTCAGGCAATGCGaaagactagtaataggggttgactagtaataggggttgcaacaattgcggcagatcattttaggaagagagggtccagattgtttagccaagctgatttgtagggatccagcttttgaagctctttcagaacaccagctgtctgcatttgggtgaaggagaagcggggtgGCTTGAGCCaattgctgcggggggtgcagagctttTGGCTGgtgttggggtagccaggtggaatgcATGGGCAGCCGTAGAGAGATGCTTATTGAAactctcga includes:
- the LOC110493456 gene encoding centromere protein M isoform X3 codes for the protein MSLLKPFSKLPGLNTANILLVENEEQFQQKLADTVVLQEKTVNVNVRLARSLPLPMENEESRPRIDLVVFIIHLTSELSFQSAETSLKYLDPGYFQGKVCFLVTSDNRGGDHSSTPITGHSQGSGRSCPYGNWSLPVHLDPLHCAL
- the LOC110493456 gene encoding centromere protein M isoform X2, with amino-acid sequence MSLLKPFSKLPGLNTANILLVENEEQFQQKLADTVVLQEKTVNVNVLARSLPLPMENEESRPRIDLVVFIIHLTSELSFQSAETSLKYLDPGYFQGKVCFLVTSARNVSVPPERLVSVRKLAASLHCPLLCAEDQTTEGVTTAAHRLLAILKVAAGLVPMATGLYLSTLTRCTVPSDIDQQNFE
- the LOC110493456 gene encoding centromere protein M isoform X1; amino-acid sequence: MSLLKPFSKLPGLNTANILLVENEEQFQQKLADTVVLQEKTVNVNVRLARSLPLPMENEESRPRIDLVVFIIHLTSELSFQSAETSLKYLDPGYFQGKVCFLVTSARNVSVPPERLVSVRKLAASLHCPLLCAEDQTTEGVTTAAHRLLAILKVAAGLVPMATGLYLSTLTRCTVPSDIDQQNFE
- the LOC110493456 gene encoding centromere protein M isoform X4 → MSLLKPFSKLPGLNTANILLVENEEQFQQKLADTVVLQEKTVNVNVLARSLPLPMENEESRPRIDLVVFIIHLTSELSFQSAETSLKYLDPGYFQGKVCFLVTSDNRGGDHSSTPITGHSQGSGRSCPYGNWSLPVHLDPLHCAL